One Spiroplasma endosymbiont of Nebria brevicollis DNA window includes the following coding sequences:
- a CDS encoding rod shape-determining protein encodes MGLFDKKPKENLNKKQGIKSINDYNWLALDVGTENFKARYVNIGLTYDAPTYLAEDYEKNVILFGQDAKDLIDKTNENVVIKRPVRDGNIADPDALKRILGKIFSDFRLEIKGGDAGKEKNRNLIVLMATPSEINSVQREALENIVHQLGALRGFVQEEVKMAALGSGQDIFGTAIMCVDIGGGSTDIAIISNDSILYSYTTNCAGDYLTNKISEYIASKHALKIGTKEAEDIKKNIGSLLKYQDEKPYTISGVSLPRLDSQPGETMSISKTIEITPEEIRENVMQVQFRLEIIPAIRRVLRTSGERAPGSVSDLKKKGKGITICGGGAYIRKINDFIKEELAKEYFIEVTGKGGTKPIRQKYEGDIFEVRVAENPLDNVIDGCVKYRDTIYKQILAEQDPNREILTKDEETL; translated from the coding sequence ATGGGATTATTTGATAAAAAACCCAAAGAAAATTTAAATAAAAAACAAGGAATAAAATCTATTAATGATTATAATTGATTAGCTTTAGATGTTGGTACAGAAAATTTTAAAGCACGTTATGTTAATATTGGTCTTACTTATGATGCTCCAACTTATCTTGCTGAAGATTATGAAAAAAACGTGATTTTATTTGGTCAAGATGCTAAAGATTTAATTGACAAAACTAATGAAAACGTTGTTATTAAACGTCCAGTTCGTGATGGTAACATTGCTGATCCTGATGCTTTAAAACGTATTCTTGGTAAAATATTTAGTGATTTCAGACTTGAAATTAAAGGTGGAGACGCTGGAAAAGAGAAGAATCGTAACTTAATTGTTTTAATGGCGACACCAAGTGAAATTAACTCAGTTCAAAGAGAAGCGTTAGAGAATATCGTTCACCAATTAGGAGCACTTCGTGGTTTTGTTCAAGAAGAAGTTAAAATGGCTGCCTTAGGGTCTGGACAAGATATTTTTGGAACTGCTATCATGTGTGTTGATATTGGTGGTGGAAGTACTGATATTGCTATTATTAGTAATGACTCAATTCTATACTCTTATACAACGAATTGTGCTGGAGACTACTTAACTAACAAAATTAGTGAATATATCGCTTCAAAACATGCTTTAAAAATTGGTACTAAAGAAGCTGAAGATATTAAAAAAAATATCGGTTCACTATTGAAATACCAAGATGAAAAACCATACACAATTTCAGGTGTTTCATTACCTAGGCTAGATTCGCAACCAGGTGAAACAATGTCTATTTCTAAAACTATTGAAATCACACCAGAAGAAATTCGTGAAAATGTTATGCAAGTTCAGTTTAGACTTGAAATTATTCCAGCAATTCGTCGAGTACTAAGAACTTCAGGAGAAAGAGCACCTGGTAGTGTTAGTGACTTAAAGAAAAAAGGTAAAGGAATCACTATTTGTGGTGGTGGAGCCTACATTAGAAAAATTAATGATTTTATTAAAGAAGAATTGGCTAAAGAATACTTTATTGAAGTTACTGGTAAAGGTGGAACTAAACCAATTCGTCAAAAATACGAAGGAGATATTTTCGAAGTTCGTGTTGCTGAAAATCCTTTAGATAATGTTATCGATGGTTGTGTAAAATACCGTGATACAATTTACAAACAAATATTAGCAGAACAAGACCCTAATCGTGAAATTCTTACAAAGGATGAAGAAACATTGTAA
- the metG gene encoding methionine--tRNA ligase yields MTRRFYITTPIYYPSAQLHLGHAYTTTIADTLVRYKKMHGYEVFFLTGSDEHGQKIEKKAQANQQTPQKFVDDIVDGFKNLWTKLDIKYDKFIRTTDKNHIETVQKIFTKLLKQDDVYLGNYEGLYCVSCEEFVTDTQINKTNNTCKTCSGSVSALSEPTYFLKLGKYTKKLLSYYDQHPLFLWPVNRKTEMINNFITHGLNDLSITRTSFTWGIPVVEDPKHIVYVWIDALSNYLTAVGYLQSDDSNFKKFWVYPNCEIVNLVGKEISRFHMIYWPILLMALGLRQPKQILAHGWITNEEGKMSKSKGNVIDPLVLINRYSADGLRFFLMKEIIIGHDAKYSHELFLNCYNSYLVNDLGNLLSRTVTMIMKYCDSKIPTLSLEHLETDEKDIISNIKITISDFNIQMDEYQIQDGINTVFELIGKGNKLIDLTKPWELFKNDEIIELHNVLNLLSNILVISSALLSPILINSALKIHQQLGLKEISMPSIKIDLNAIASKTVNKTKLLFPRLNIEEELKFLSSAF; encoded by the coding sequence ATGACACGAAGATTTTATATTACAACACCAATTTATTATCCTAGTGCTCAATTACATTTAGGTCATGCTTATACAACAACGATTGCCGATACACTGGTTCGTTATAAGAAAATGCATGGTTATGAAGTTTTCTTTCTAACTGGTAGTGATGAACATGGTCAAAAAATTGAAAAAAAAGCCCAAGCAAATCAACAAACACCACAAAAATTTGTTGATGATATTGTTGATGGATTCAAAAACCTGTGAACAAAATTAGATATTAAATATGATAAATTTATTAGAACAACTGATAAAAATCATATTGAAACTGTTCAAAAAATTTTTACTAAACTTTTAAAACAAGATGATGTATATCTCGGCAATTATGAAGGATTATATTGTGTTTCTTGTGAAGAATTTGTAACAGATACGCAAATTAATAAAACTAATAATACTTGTAAAACTTGCAGTGGTAGTGTTTCTGCTTTATCAGAACCAACTTATTTTTTAAAATTAGGTAAGTATACTAAAAAATTATTAAGTTATTATGATCAACATCCATTATTTTTATGACCTGTAAACCGGAAAACGGAAATGATTAATAATTTTATTACTCATGGTTTAAATGATTTAAGTATTACTAGAACTAGTTTTACATGAGGAATCCCTGTTGTAGAAGACCCTAAGCATATTGTTTATGTCTGAATTGATGCTTTAAGTAATTACTTAACAGCAGTAGGTTATTTACAATCAGATGATAGTAATTTTAAAAAATTTTGAGTATATCCAAATTGTGAAATTGTTAATTTAGTAGGAAAAGAAATTAGTCGTTTTCATATGATTTATTGACCCATTTTATTAATGGCTTTAGGATTGCGTCAACCAAAACAAATCTTAGCGCACGGTTGAATTACTAATGAAGAAGGTAAGATGTCTAAATCGAAAGGTAATGTTATTGATCCATTAGTATTAATTAATCGTTATAGTGCTGATGGTCTACGTTTCTTTTTAATGAAAGAAATTATCATTGGTCATGATGCTAAATATAGTCATGAATTATTTTTAAATTGTTATAATTCATATCTTGTTAATGATTTGGGTAATTTATTATCAAGAACTGTGACAATGATTATGAAATATTGTGATAGTAAAATTCCTACTCTAAGTTTAGAACATTTAGAAACAGATGAAAAAGATATTATTAGTAATATTAAAATTACAATTAGTGATTTTAATATACAAATGGATGAATATCAAATTCAAGATGGCATTAATACTGTTTTTGAACTAATTGGTAAAGGTAATAAGTTAATTGATTTAACTAAACCATGAGAATTGTTTAAAAATGATGAAATTATTGAATTACATAATGTTTTGAATTTACTAAGTAATATTTTAGTTATTAGTAGTGCTTTGTTAAGCCCTATTTTAATTAATAGTGCTTTGAAGATACATCAACAATTAGGTTTAAAAGAAATTAGTATGCCTTCTATTAAAATTGATTTAAATGCAATTGCTAGTAAAACAGTTAATAAAACCAAATTACTATTTCCTCGGTTAAATATTGAAGAAGAATTAAAGTTTTTAAGTTCTGCTTTTTAA
- the rsmA gene encoding 16S rRNA (adenine(1518)-N(6)/adenine(1519)-N(6))-dimethyltransferase RsmA has translation MDNPKTLLKKYDLHAVKKFGQNFLTDNNIVVKIAKTSNCSNTDGILEIGPGLGHLTNELVNHAQKVVTIEIDKKLIPVLHSQLSNYDNLLIVNEDFLKLDLRKLITSEFKNIHNIHVVANLPYYITSQIVLKLLENVDLFTSFTLTMQKEVAQRFCAKPKTKEYSNLSIMCQFYCDVKIAFDISPTSFTPIPNVVSSVVYFKVNPKMKLEQSVIFWKFVRSCFVNKRKTLANNVGVYLNDKEKAVSFINDLSWPSTIRAEELDFPMFYELFNVINNNSY, from the coding sequence ATGGATAATCCAAAAACTTTATTAAAAAAATATGATTTGCATGCTGTTAAAAAATTTGGTCAAAATTTTTTAACAGATAATAATATTGTTGTAAAAATTGCTAAAACTAGTAATTGTAGCAATACTGATGGGATATTAGAAATTGGTCCTGGTCTGGGTCATTTGACTAATGAATTAGTTAATCATGCCCAAAAAGTAGTGACTATTGAGATTGATAAAAAATTAATTCCAGTTTTACATTCGCAACTAAGTAATTATGATAATTTATTGATAGTTAATGAAGATTTTTTAAAACTGGACTTAAGAAAATTAATTACCAGTGAGTTTAAAAATATTCATAATATTCATGTTGTAGCTAATTTACCTTACTATATTACTTCACAAATTGTTTTAAAATTATTAGAAAATGTTGATTTATTTACTTCATTCACTTTAACAATGCAAAAAGAAGTTGCACAAAGATTTTGTGCAAAACCTAAAACTAAGGAATATAGTAATTTATCAATTATGTGTCAATTTTATTGTGATGTTAAAATTGCTTTTGATATTAGTCCTACTAGTTTTACCCCTATACCCAATGTTGTTAGTAGTGTTGTTTATTTTAAAGTTAATCCAAAAATGAAATTGGAACAATCGGTAATTTTTTGAAAATTTGTTCGCAGTTGTTTTGTTAATAAAAGAAAAACATTGGCTAATAATGTTGGTGTTTATTTAAATGATAAAGAAAAAGCCGTTAGTTTTATTAATGACTTATCTTGACCTTCAACAATCCGAGCTGAAGAATTAGATTTTCCTATGTTTTATGAATTGTTTAATGTTATTAACAATAATTCTTACTAG
- the pth gene encoding aminoacyl-tRNA hydrolase, producing the protein MKLVVGLGNPGKQYELTRHNIGFIIVDMVCKNLKININQNKFDGEYVKTVVNNQDVIFLKPLTFMNLSGRCVSKFMNYFKIQPQDVLIIHDEVDLNFGQFQYKQNFSAAGHNGIKSIFHVTNNKTYQRLRIGVGKNPYFSTADWVLSNFSKIELDSIKNDEDFLVESIIAWITKDKFEDIMNKYNRHILKL; encoded by the coding sequence ATGAAGTTAGTGGTTGGTTTAGGAAATCCTGGTAAACAATATGAATTAACACGTCATAATATCGGTTTTATTATTGTTGATATGGTTTGTAAAAACTTAAAAATTAATATTAATCAAAATAAATTTGATGGAGAATATGTAAAAACAGTGGTTAACAATCAAGATGTTATTTTTTTAAAACCATTAACTTTTATGAATCTATCAGGTAGATGTGTTAGTAAATTTATGAATTATTTTAAAATTCAACCCCAAGATGTTTTAATTATTCATGATGAAGTTGATTTAAATTTTGGTCAATTTCAATATAAACAAAATTTTAGTGCTGCTGGTCATAATGGTATTAAAAGTATTTTTCATGTAACAAATAATAAAACTTATCAACGTTTAAGAATTGGTGTTGGCAAAAATCCCTATTTTAGTACTGCTGATTGAGTTTTAAGTAATTTTAGTAAAATTGAACTTGATAGTATTAAAAATGATGAAGATTTTTTAGTAGAAAGTATTATTGCTTGAATTACTAAAGATAAGTTTGAAGATATTATGAATAAGTATAATAGACATATTCTGAAACTTTAA
- the purB gene encoding adenylosuccinate lyase, which translates to MIERYETLVMKQIWNNENRLNLWMKFQIDVCEALHQLKIIPKQDFALIKKNVKLDVKLMAKLELETKHDVVAFTRMLSANLQDESRWIHFGLTSTDMVDSVLNLQIKLANEVIVKSLTDLQFKLKDLAFKYKKQLVIGRSHGIFGEPTSLGLKFALWYDEISRQLVRLALARKQIEIVKITGAMGNFAHINPEVSEIVAKKWKMETDSCATQVVQRDRHIFLIAQLSAIATTIEKIALEIRLSQRSEVNELLEGFGFGQKGSSSMPHKKNPIGSENICGLARLIRSYNSAAYENNLLWYERDISHSSNERIIIPDIYHSLDFIITRMSSILDSLVVNTDAMESNISKTNGLYFSQPILLTIIKNNPKVTREIAYDFVQNCTLEAQKNHVDFKTILEKNNIYKYLSPEQLNQCYNNDNFLKNIDYIFTRVFGNKLITK; encoded by the coding sequence ATGATTGAACGTTATGAAACCCTAGTTATGAAACAAATTTGAAATAATGAAAATCGTTTAAATTTATGAATGAAGTTTCAAATTGATGTTTGCGAAGCATTGCACCAACTTAAAATTATTCCAAAACAAGATTTTGCATTAATTAAAAAAAACGTTAAATTGGATGTTAAATTAATGGCTAAGTTAGAGTTAGAAACTAAACATGATGTTGTAGCTTTTACACGTATGTTAAGTGCTAATTTGCAAGATGAAAGTCGTTGGATTCACTTTGGTTTAACTTCAACTGATATGGTTGATAGTGTTTTAAATTTACAAATAAAATTAGCGAATGAAGTTATTGTTAAATCATTAACCGACTTACAATTTAAGTTAAAAGATTTGGCTTTTAAATATAAAAAGCAGTTAGTGATTGGTCGCAGTCATGGTATTTTTGGTGAACCAACATCATTAGGATTAAAGTTTGCATTATGATATGATGAAATTAGTCGTCAATTAGTTAGATTAGCATTAGCACGTAAACAAATTGAAATAGTTAAAATTACCGGAGCTATGGGTAATTTTGCTCATATTAATCCAGAAGTTAGTGAAATTGTTGCTAAAAAATGAAAGATGGAAACTGATAGTTGCGCTACGCAAGTAGTACAACGTGATCGTCATATCTTTTTAATTGCACAATTAAGTGCTATTGCAACAACTATTGAAAAAATAGCATTAGAGATTCGTTTAAGTCAACGTAGTGAAGTTAATGAGTTATTAGAAGGTTTTGGTTTTGGCCAAAAAGGTTCAAGTTCTATGCCTCATAAAAAGAATCCGATTGGTAGTGAAAACATTTGCGGATTAGCACGTTTAATTCGCAGTTATAATAGTGCAGCATATGAAAATAATTTATTGTGATATGAACGTGATATTTCACACAGTTCTAATGAACGCATAATTATTCCTGATATTTATCATAGTTTAGATTTCATTATTACCCGTATGTCTAGTATTTTAGACAGTTTAGTTGTTAATACAGATGCTATGGAAAGCAATATTTCTAAAACCAATGGACTTTATTTTTCACAACCAATTTTACTTACAATTATTAAGAATAATCCCAAAGTAACAAGGGAAATAGCGTATGACTTTGTGCAAAACTGTACTTTAGAAGCACAAAAAAATCATGTTGATTTTAAAACTATTTTAGAAAAAAACAATATTTATAAATATTTATCACCAGAACAGTTAAACCAATGTTATAATAATGATAATTTTTTAAAAAACATTGATTATATTTTTACTCGTGTTTTTGGTAATAAATTAATAACAAAATAA
- a CDS encoding rod shape-determining protein, with protein sequence MATKNDVANELNDDLINIVSLDLGTRNLIVRVNGREVYKQAAAIVFDTENGEVFIGEAALVMKEKTPANKIFREPMSNGVISDNNALIALLTEIFTQIVDVKGEKIWQKSVALVAIPSKVFKLDRTVLKEILEGKKSAKIPIFSDKFPKRYLSVDRNLSHEEKLALTYSMNAEKVVIVPEVKLAAIGAGLSLWDASGVFVLDIGGGTSDCAILSSGEVIVQDSIPVAGNAIEAGIKAHFEKMHYMTLSSEEAEKAKMGAGIWIDGDKDSEHRLTIHGKSTKTKKPEQIIISKQEVAKAVTEAFEPIVKLCEDIIDKAGAAFSKMIMDKGLVITGGGALLQNITTYLKKRLNMEHVVSANSPKECVIKGTQSYETHKKDLYTNGYIRPSK encoded by the coding sequence ATGGCAACAAAAAATGACGTTGCTAACGAACTAAATGATGATTTAATTAATATTGTTTCTCTAGACTTAGGAACAAGAAACTTAATTGTCAGAGTTAATGGTCGTGAAGTTTACAAACAAGCAGCTGCTATTGTTTTTGATACTGAAAATGGAGAAGTATTTATTGGAGAAGCAGCTTTAGTAATGAAAGAAAAAACTCCAGCAAATAAAATTTTTAGAGAACCTATGTCAAACGGAGTTATTAGTGATAATAATGCTCTAATTGCTCTATTAACTGAAATTTTTACACAAATTGTTGACGTGAAAGGGGAAAAAATTTGACAAAAATCAGTTGCACTTGTAGCTATTCCTTCTAAAGTCTTTAAATTAGATAGAACAGTTTTAAAGGAAATTCTTGAAGGTAAAAAAAGTGCTAAAATTCCGATTTTTAGTGATAAATTTCCAAAAAGATATTTATCCGTTGACCGAAACCTTAGTCATGAAGAAAAATTAGCATTAACCTATTCAATGAATGCTGAAAAAGTAGTTATTGTTCCAGAAGTTAAACTAGCTGCTATTGGTGCTGGATTAAGTCTTTGAGATGCATCAGGAGTATTTGTACTTGATATTGGTGGTGGAACATCTGACTGTGCTATTTTATCAAGTGGTGAAGTTATTGTTCAAGATTCAATTCCAGTTGCTGGTAACGCAATTGAAGCCGGTATTAAGGCTCACTTTGAAAAAATGCACTATATGACCTTAAGTTCTGAAGAAGCAGAAAAAGCTAAAATGGGTGCTGGGATTTGAATAGATGGGGATAAAGACAGTGAACACCGTCTTACTATTCATGGAAAAAGTACAAAAACTAAAAAGCCTGAACAAATTATCATTTCTAAACAAGAAGTTGCTAAAGCAGTTACCGAAGCATTTGAACCAATTGTTAAATTATGTGAAGATATTATCGATAAAGCGGGTGCTGCCTTCTCAAAAATGATTATGGACAAAGGATTAGTAATTACTGGTGGTGGTGCTTTATTACAAAACATTACTACTTATCTAAAAAAACGTTTAAACATGGAACATGTAGTTTCTGCTAATAGTCCTAAAGAATGTGTTATCAAAGGTACACAAAGTTATGAAACACATAAAAAAGACTTATATACTAATGGTTATATCAGACCAAGTAAATAG
- a CDS encoding TatD family hydrolase, translating to MANNGIFDTHCHLMSEHYVEDEVSKLLKDAYLTGVGSILNVGFTLKTSQDAVSQVSEFENDEKIPRLYAAVGIHPTEVVEFENDEKTNVMLELKKLIQTGKVIAIGEIGLDYFHKFTTPEKQKKWFIEQLKLAKEHQLPVLLHIRDAFEDAFQIIKNQNITRGILHCFTGTKEIADKFIKQGFYISFAGNVTYKNAVNLQAVVKTIPMNRILVETDAPYLTPEPKRGRNPKKGLTVNNPENIIFTVKKIAELKNIPKQVESVINATRENAFNIFKLNNETE from the coding sequence ATGGCGAATAATGGGATTTTTGATACTCACTGTCATTTAATGTCAGAACATTATGTTGAAGATGAGGTTTCAAAATTATTAAAAGATGCTTATTTGACGGGCGTAGGTAGTATTTTAAATGTTGGCTTTACTTTAAAAACTAGTCAAGATGCAGTTAGTCAAGTTAGTGAATTTGAAAACGATGAAAAAATACCTCGACTTTATGCAGCTGTTGGAATTCACCCAACAGAAGTTGTTGAATTTGAAAACGATGAAAAAACTAATGTAATGTTAGAATTGAAAAAATTGATTCAAACTGGCAAAGTAATTGCTATTGGCGAAATTGGACTAGATTATTTTCATAAATTTACTACTCCTGAAAAACAAAAAAAATGATTTATTGAACAATTAAAATTAGCTAAAGAACATCAGTTACCAGTATTGTTACATATTCGTGATGCTTTTGAAGATGCATTTCAAATTATTAAAAATCAAAATATTACTCGTGGTATATTGCATTGTTTTACAGGAACAAAAGAAATAGCTGATAAATTTATCAAACAAGGATTTTATATTTCATTTGCTGGTAATGTGACTTATAAAAATGCTGTTAATTTACAAGCAGTAGTTAAAACTATTCCTATGAATAGAATTTTAGTTGAAACTGATGCACCATATTTAACACCAGAACCAAAAAGAGGAAGAAATCCTAAAAAGGGTTTAACAGTTAACAATCCAGAAAATATTATTTTTACAGTTAAAAAAATTGCTGAGTTAAAAAATATTCCTAAACAAGTTGAAAGTGTCATTAATGCGACCCGCGAAAACGCTTTTAATATTTTTAAATTAAATAACGAGACTGAATAA
- a CDS encoding adenylosuccinate synthase, with translation MISTKKFNTTAIIGCQWGDEGKGKITDYYSQTSDIVVRWSGGDNAGHTIVFNNELYKLSIIPSGIFNKNTYCVIASGCVVNPEKLVAEIDNLKTAGFNCDKLRISNRAHVILPYHIALDQCEEKSKGDKAVGTTLKGIGPCYADKINRIGIRIGDLLDRDSLLEKLNDNLDIKNKILHNVYGYEKTFSAEIICNQLLELLPHFKDLIIDSSQFLNEQLVRNKSILFEGAQGTLLDLDHGTYPFVTSSNPSSNSIPVGTGISLKSINEIIGVTKAYSTRVGAGVLPSEFTGKVAEYIRETGKEYGTVSKRPRRIGWFDAVIATYSAQINGFTSLAITLLDVLTNIETLKICTHYTLNGEMINYIPSQIADFNKCEPQFIEMPGWTENITKVTSFAELPINAQNYLNKISELTGVPIKIFSVGPDRKQTIFIKE, from the coding sequence ATGATATCAACAAAAAAATTTAATACAACAGCAATTATTGGCTGTCAATGAGGAGATGAAGGTAAAGGTAAAATTACTGATTACTACAGTCAAACTTCTGACATTGTTGTTCGTTGAAGTGGTGGCGATAATGCTGGCCATACGATAGTATTTAATAATGAGTTGTACAAATTAAGTATTATTCCATCAGGTATTTTCAATAAAAATACTTATTGTGTAATTGCTAGTGGTTGCGTTGTTAACCCAGAAAAATTAGTTGCAGAAATTGATAATCTAAAAACTGCTGGTTTTAATTGTGATAAATTGAGAATCTCTAATCGTGCCCACGTTATTTTACCTTATCATATTGCTTTAGACCAATGTGAAGAAAAATCTAAGGGAGATAAAGCAGTAGGGACAACTTTAAAAGGAATTGGACCTTGTTATGCAGATAAAATTAATCGGATTGGAATTAGAATTGGTGATTTATTAGATCGTGATAGTTTATTAGAAAAATTAAATGATAATTTAGATATTAAAAACAAAATTTTACATAACGTTTATGGTTATGAAAAGACATTTAGTGCTGAAATAATTTGTAATCAATTGTTAGAATTATTACCACACTTTAAAGATTTAATTATTGATAGTAGCCAATTTTTAAATGAACAATTAGTAAGAAATAAATCAATTTTATTTGAAGGCGCTCAAGGCACATTATTAGATTTAGACCATGGTACATATCCATTTGTCACTTCTTCTAATCCTTCTTCTAATTCGATTCCGGTTGGTACTGGAATTTCATTAAAATCAATTAATGAAATTATTGGAGTTACTAAAGCTTATAGTACACGGGTTGGAGCAGGGGTATTACCTAGTGAATTTACTGGTAAAGTAGCAGAATATATTCGTGAAACTGGCAAAGAATATGGTACAGTATCAAAAAGACCGCGCAGAATTGGTTGATTTGATGCAGTTATTGCCACATATAGTGCACAAATTAATGGATTTACTAGTTTAGCTATTACTTTATTAGATGTCCTTACTAATATCGAAACATTAAAAATTTGTACTCACTATACGTTAAACGGTGAAATGATTAATTATATTCCATCACAAATTGCTGATTTTAATAAATGCGAACCACAATTTATTGAAATGCCAGGATGAACGGAAAATATTACTAAAGTTACTAGTTTTGCAGAATTACCAATTAATGCCCAAAATTATTTAAATAAAATTAGTGAATTAACAGGTGTACCAATTAAAATATTTTCTGTCGGGCCTGACCGCAAACAAACAATTTTTATTAAGGAGTAA
- a CDS encoding ribose-phosphate pyrophosphokinase, which yields MNNKDNIIVFGLSASQKFTQEVCKKLGINPGKVEVSRFADGEFNIQSITSVRGKVVYIIQSTSPPTNDNLMELLIFIDVCVRASAEKIHAVIPYFGYARQDRKQGGRQPITCKLVANMLTVAGVNRVITVDLHSPQEQGFFDVPMDDLRATQDLASYLIDESLTDLVVVSPDHGGVTRARRLANYLSAPLAIIDKRRSQPNKSEVKFVLGDVKDKNAIIIDDMIDTGGTIINAAKAIKEHGAKSVYILATHGIFSGEASAKLKQAFEEDIVKEVVITNTIEITPERNFAGLKVISIADFIAKMIDASVNNKSLTKVYDDKTNELIKKINKK from the coding sequence ATGAATAATAAAGATAACATAATAGTATTTGGTTTAAGTGCTAGTCAAAAATTTACACAAGAAGTTTGTAAAAAATTAGGAATTAATCCTGGCAAAGTAGAAGTTAGTCGCTTTGCTGATGGTGAATTTAATATTCAATCAATAACTTCAGTTCGTGGAAAGGTGGTTTATATTATCCAATCAACATCACCACCAACGAATGATAATTTAATGGAATTATTAATTTTTATTGACGTTTGTGTTCGCGCTTCTGCTGAAAAAATTCATGCCGTAATACCTTATTTTGGTTATGCTCGTCAAGATCGTAAACAAGGTGGAAGACAACCTATCACTTGTAAATTAGTAGCTAATATGCTGACTGTAGCGGGTGTAAATCGTGTGATTACAGTTGATTTACATTCACCACAAGAACAAGGTTTTTTTGATGTACCAATGGATGATTTACGTGCAACACAAGATTTAGCATCTTATTTAATAGATGAAAGTTTAACTGATTTAGTAGTGGTATCTCCAGATCATGGCGGCGTAACACGTGCTAGAAGATTAGCTAATTACTTGAGTGCACCTTTAGCTATTATTGATAAAAGACGTTCACAGCCCAATAAAAGTGAAGTTAAATTTGTTTTAGGTGATGTTAAAGATAAAAACGCTATCATCATTGATGATATGATTGATACAGGTGGGACTATTATTAATGCTGCTAAAGCTATCAAAGAGCACGGGGCAAAATCAGTTTATATTTTAGCAACTCACGGTATTTTTAGTGGTGAAGCGTCAGCAAAATTAAAACAAGCATTTGAAGAAGACATTGTCAAAGAAGTAGTTATTACTAATACTATTGAAATTACTCCAGAAAGAAATTTTGCAGGCTTAAAAGTTATCTCAATTGCTGATTTTATTGCTAAGATGATTGATGCTTCTGTTAATAATAAGTCATTAACTAAAGTTTATGATGATAAAACTAATGAACTAATTAAAAAGATTAATAAAAAATAA
- a CDS encoding DJ-1 family glyoxalase III, with protein MEMKAAIFLATGYEMGEAIITIDLLRRTNITVDIISIENDLAVTSSHNVKINCEKFIDKINFKEYKMLVLPGGNLGVENLNKKQLLKSKLIEFAKDNNKIIAAICGAPQILGQLNLLDNKVITDYPGASMGLNNSKIDLKKKVVVDGNIITGRSLGCVFEFGLTIIEKFLNKNSSENVKLKLVM; from the coding sequence ATGGAAATGAAAGCAGCCATTTTTTTAGCAACTGGATATGAAATGGGTGAAGCAATAATCACTATTGATTTGTTAAGAAGAACTAATATAACAGTTGATATTATTAGCATTGAAAATGATTTAGCAGTCACATCAAGTCATAATGTTAAAATTAATTGTGAAAAATTTATTGATAAAATTAATTTTAAAGAATATAAAATGTTAGTTTTACCAGGTGGTAATTTAGGTGTTGAAAATTTAAATAAAAAACAATTATTAAAATCTAAATTAATAGAATTTGCTAAAGATAATAATAAAATTATCGCCGCTATTTGTGGAGCACCACAAATTCTTGGTCAATTAAATTTGTTAGATAATAAAGTAATTACTGATTATCCAGGAGCAAGTATGGGATTAAATAATAGTAAAATTGATTTAAAGAAAAAAGTAGTTGTTGATGGTAACATTATTACTGGTAGATCATTAGGATGTGTTTTTGAATTTGGCTTAACTATCATTGAAAAATTTTTAAATAAAAATTCAAGTGAAAATGTAAAATTAAAACTTGTTATGTAA